A stretch of the Nitratifractor salsuginis DSM 16511 genome encodes the following:
- a CDS encoding glycosyltransferase family 9 protein, which yields MKILIELPTWLGDAVMSTPALENLFAAYPKAQITLTGSYLSTEALRAHPRVNRVVVDRTKSRGFRPLNIYKLAKELGPHNLAITFRSHFSSKLLLILTGSKKIHQFKPSTLNAQRSTLHHVQRYQAFINSITGRKDVPGPLKLYWPKAEYPRPTLGINPGATYGSAKRWYPEKFAEVAAALADRFDIVIFGGPGETDIASDIERMIREKGVKNLENLAGKTTIPRLCSQIAGLDLFITGDSGPMHIAAAYQVPSVAIFGPTKWLETSQWMNPHSHIVRHDLECAPCMKRQCHLKHHACMKEITPQEVIEAAQEMLLNMNDSAINA from the coding sequence ATGAAAATTCTCATCGAACTTCCCACCTGGCTCGGTGATGCCGTGATGAGCACTCCTGCTCTGGAAAATCTCTTTGCCGCCTATCCCAAGGCACAGATTACACTGACAGGCTCCTATCTATCCACCGAAGCCCTCCGCGCCCATCCGAGGGTCAATCGGGTCGTCGTAGACAGAACGAAATCGCGCGGCTTTCGCCCCCTGAATATCTACAAGCTGGCCAAAGAACTCGGCCCACACAATCTCGCCATCACGTTCCGCAGCCATTTCTCTTCAAAACTCCTACTCATCCTCACCGGATCGAAAAAAATCCATCAATTCAAACCCTCAACACTCAACGCTCAACGCTCAACGCTCCATCATGTCCAGCGCTACCAAGCCTTCATCAACAGCATCACCGGCCGAAAAGACGTGCCTGGACCCCTGAAGCTCTATTGGCCCAAAGCGGAGTATCCCCGCCCCACACTGGGCATAAACCCGGGGGCCACCTACGGCAGCGCCAAACGCTGGTATCCCGAGAAGTTCGCCGAAGTCGCCGCTGCATTGGCCGATCGCTTCGATATCGTCATTTTCGGAGGGCCGGGTGAGACTGATATCGCTTCGGATATCGAGAGGATGATCCGAGAAAAAGGTGTAAAAAACCTGGAAAACCTGGCGGGAAAAACGACCATCCCCCGGCTCTGCTCCCAGATCGCCGGGCTCGACCTCTTCATCACGGGCGACAGCGGTCCGATGCATATCGCCGCGGCGTATCAAGTCCCCAGCGTCGCGATCTTCGGCCCCACCAAATGGCTGGAGACTTCCCAGTGGATGAATCCCCACAGCCACATCGTACGTCACGATTTGGAGTGCGCTCCCTGCATGAAGCGCCAATGCCACCTCAAACATCACGCCTGTATGAAAGAGATCACCCCTCAGGAAGTCATTGAAGCTGCTCAGGAGATGCTTTTAAACATGAATGATTCTGCGATAAATGCCTAA
- a CDS encoding Uma2 family endonuclease, with protein sequence MSLAYELKPHYTYRDYQNWEGRWEIIEGEAYAMSPAPLPKHQKVSNKIARQLDETLDECPGCSAYLPIDWKIAEDTVVQPDNLVLCYEPEGSYISKAPSLIFEVVSPSTAAKDEHLKYALYEKEGVDYYVIVYPDEKMAKIFQLSEGRYIKALDAQKENFTFKLGDCVIDFDFSKIWN encoded by the coding sequence ATGAGCTTAGCTTATGAATTAAAACCTCACTATACCTACCGTGATTATCAAAATTGGGAGGGACGATGGGAAATCATCGAGGGAGAAGCCTATGCGATGAGCCCGGCTCCTTTACCAAAACATCAAAAAGTCAGTAATAAAATCGCACGCCAGCTCGATGAAACCCTAGATGAGTGTCCTGGATGCTCCGCCTATTTGCCGATCGATTGGAAGATCGCCGAAGATACCGTCGTGCAACCCGATAATCTGGTACTCTGCTACGAGCCGGAGGGAAGCTACATCAGCAAAGCCCCTTCCCTCATCTTCGAAGTGGTCTCCCCCTCCACCGCCGCCAAAGACGAACACCTCAAATATGCGCTCTATGAAAAAGAAGGCGTGGATTACTACGTGATCGTTTATCCCGACGAAAAAATGGCCAAAATCTTCCAGCTCAGTGAGGGGCGCTATATCAAAGCCCTCGACGCTCAAAAAGAGAATTTCACCTTCAAGCTTGGTGACTGCGTCATCGACTTCGATTTCTCAAAGATCTGGAATTGA
- a CDS encoding Wzz/FepE/Etk N-terminal domain-containing protein: MENNAQCIHEDTIDLHELLAILKKRRKLIWLIAGFITLIAIMYVFIAKPIYEAKTIVELAQINKQPIKNPNDLKEKLEFIFDVNEKNKKIELPIVKSIELPKKSKSLLVITTNGYSNSSAKKKLEEVVAYLSALQNKELNIYIQTQMENIHLIKRDLERYQTLVKQIEKDIADYKEKLLRISKEDAALAGIYSIEIGKKQTELNSLMYKIFQLKNQLRNINLSISPLNIQKSSIVGKVEVLDHPIKPKKKLIITVAFITGLMLSVFLAFFLEFVEGFKEKQSDQ, encoded by the coding sequence TTGGAAAATAATGCGCAGTGCATACATGAAGACACAATAGATCTACACGAACTACTTGCTATATTAAAAAAGCGCAGAAAACTTATATGGCTAATTGCCGGGTTCATTACATTGATTGCAATTATGTATGTTTTTATAGCCAAACCAATCTATGAAGCAAAAACTATTGTAGAACTCGCACAGATCAATAAACAACCAATAAAGAATCCAAATGATCTCAAGGAAAAGTTAGAATTCATATTTGATGTAAATGAAAAAAATAAAAAAATAGAACTGCCTATTGTAAAAAGCATTGAATTACCAAAAAAATCAAAAAGCCTTCTTGTAATTACGACTAATGGATATAGCAATTCTTCTGCAAAGAAAAAACTGGAAGAGGTCGTAGCCTATCTTTCTGCGTTACAGAATAAGGAACTCAATATATACATCCAAACACAAATGGAAAATATACATTTGATAAAAAGAGATTTAGAAAGATATCAGACGTTAGTTAAGCAAATTGAAAAAGATATTGCCGACTATAAAGAAAAGCTATTGCGTATTTCCAAGGAAGATGCCGCTTTGGCTGGTATCTATTCTATAGAAATTGGAAAAAAACAGACAGAACTCAATTCTCTCATGTATAAGATATTTCAATTGAAAAATCAACTTAGAAATATAAACCTTTCTATTTCTCCTTTAAACATTCAGAAAAGTAGTATAGTCGGAAAAGTGGAAGTACTGGACCATCCTATCAAGCCTAAAAAGAAACTCATTATTACTGTAGCATTTATTACTGGCCTGATGCTCTCTGTCTTTTTGGCTTTCTTTTTGGAATTTGTTGAAGGATTTAAAGAAAAACAGTCCGATCAATAA
- a CDS encoding exopolysaccharide biosynthesis polyprenyl glycosylphosphotransferase, which translates to MDTLAIVLSIIVGYQLRVFLDDSFANTFGHSLSMYLEFPLIYITTLSMLAYEGIYTKRYDFWHETRQIIKALILSFILVLAFLAMTKSIQEYSRATIIFIFACMMLIIPLLKIVTKKLLYHMGLWQRPASVYGNDPFVTKEIFDNYYLGYTESDKDKEKTVFINSVDTDVEKLHKLIAEKTKKSDEVIFIPLINEYDLTQSTIYQLSNTRTNLIVYKNRLKSKYREIIHITFNYLLAILLLPILLPIIGIIAILIKRESPGPVFFAHMRVGKQGKLIPTLKFRSMYQDAQDRLEKLLETDPPIREEWEKNFKLKNDPRVTKIGAILRKTSLDELPQIFNVLRGEMNFVGPRPVIQQELEQYYKDDAEYYFMVKPGITGLWQVSGRSDTDYDFRVETDKWYVSNWSLWLDIVILLKTVKVVLKRDGAY; encoded by the coding sequence ATGGATACTCTGGCGATTGTTTTGTCTATTATCGTCGGATATCAATTGAGAGTTTTCCTGGATGATTCATTTGCAAATACATTTGGACATAGTCTATCGATGTATTTGGAATTTCCTCTCATCTACATCACCACCCTTTCCATGCTCGCCTATGAAGGAATATATACCAAGAGATACGATTTTTGGCATGAAACCAGGCAGATCATCAAAGCGTTGATCCTCTCTTTCATTCTCGTCCTGGCATTTTTGGCAATGACCAAGTCTATACAGGAGTACTCCAGGGCGACGATAATCTTTATCTTTGCCTGTATGATGCTGATCATTCCACTCCTTAAGATTGTCACCAAAAAACTCCTCTATCATATGGGATTATGGCAGAGGCCAGCTTCTGTGTACGGGAACGATCCTTTTGTTACCAAAGAGATATTTGACAATTATTATCTCGGATATACCGAATCTGACAAAGATAAAGAGAAAACAGTTTTTATCAATTCAGTAGATACCGATGTGGAAAAACTCCATAAGCTCATAGCAGAAAAGACAAAAAAGAGCGATGAAGTGATCTTCATACCTCTCATCAACGAGTATGATCTGACCCAGTCGACGATCTATCAACTATCAAATACGCGAACCAATCTTATCGTCTATAAAAATCGCCTAAAAAGTAAATATAGGGAAATTATCCATATCACATTCAACTACCTACTTGCTATTCTCCTATTGCCTATACTGCTTCCGATCATTGGGATCATAGCTATCCTCATCAAACGGGAATCCCCCGGTCCTGTATTTTTCGCTCATATGCGAGTGGGTAAGCAAGGAAAGCTCATTCCCACTCTAAAATTCAGAAGTATGTATCAGGACGCACAGGACCGCTTGGAAAAGCTGCTTGAAACCGATCCGCCGATCCGCGAAGAGTGGGAGAAAAATTTTAAACTCAAAAATGATCCAAGAGTGACGAAGATCGGCGCCATCCTTCGCAAAACATCTCTGGATGAACTCCCTCAAATTTTCAATGTCTTGAGAGGCGAAATGAATTTTGTAGGGCCTAGACCGGTTATTCAGCAAGAACTAGAACAATATTATAAAGATGACGCCGAATACTACTTTATGGTCAAACCGGGAATCACAGGACTCTGGCAAGTCAGCGGTCGCAGCGACACAGACTATGACTTTAGAGTAGAAACTGATAAATGGTATGTTTCAAACTGGTCACTTTGGTTGGATATTGTTATCTTGTTAAAGACTGTCAAAGTCGTGCTCAAACGGGATGGGGCATACTAA
- a CDS encoding glycosyltransferase family 4 protein, producing the protein MKKALVHDWFSVYAGAEKCVESFTNIWNDFEVYSLIDFLTDGDRDIILNGKKAKTSFIQNLPKAKDKYRNYLPLFPLAIEQFDLSKYDLILSSSHAVAKGVLTNSNQLHISYVHTPIRYAWDLYHQYLRESGLDRGLKGKLAKYFLHKIRLWDISTVNRVDYYIANSHYIARRIKKIYGKESTVIYPPVDVDRFELQESKEDFYLTASRMVPYKKIDLIVEAFSKTDKKLIVIGTGPDMEKIKSFAGENIEFLGFASDNVLLEHMQKAKAFVFAAEEDFGIVPVEAQACGTPVICLGKGGTKETVIDGETGVHFKEQTVEDLLKAIERFESLKFDPVRIREHALKFSKVRFEKEIENFVNAKYDEFLKERL; encoded by the coding sequence ATGAAAAAAGCGTTGGTGCATGATTGGTTCTCTGTATATGCTGGAGCGGAAAAATGCGTGGAGAGTTTTACCAACATTTGGAACGATTTTGAAGTATACAGTCTTATCGATTTCCTGACCGATGGAGATAGAGACATAATATTAAATGGGAAGAAAGCAAAAACTAGCTTCATACAAAACCTTCCTAAAGCAAAAGATAAATATAGGAATTATTTACCACTATTTCCTCTGGCCATCGAACAATTTGATTTAAGTAAGTATGATCTCATTTTATCTTCATCTCATGCAGTGGCGAAAGGCGTGCTCACCAATTCTAATCAACTACACATATCCTATGTCCATACACCCATTCGTTATGCCTGGGATCTTTATCATCAGTATTTGAGAGAAAGTGGTTTGGATAGAGGGCTAAAAGGAAAACTAGCGAAGTATTTTTTACACAAGATTCGTCTCTGGGACATCAGTACAGTCAATCGAGTAGACTATTACATCGCCAATTCTCACTACATAGCACGACGAATCAAAAAGATTTATGGGAAGGAGTCAACGGTTATCTACCCTCCTGTCGATGTCGATAGATTCGAACTACAGGAATCCAAAGAGGACTTTTATTTAACTGCTTCAAGAATGGTCCCCTATAAAAAGATCGACCTTATTGTCGAGGCCTTTTCCAAAACAGACAAAAAACTTATCGTTATAGGCACAGGGCCTGATATGGAAAAGATAAAATCTTTTGCAGGTGAAAATATTGAATTTCTTGGTTTTGCAAGTGATAATGTTTTACTCGAGCATATGCAAAAGGCTAAAGCCTTTGTTTTCGCAGCAGAGGAAGACTTCGGCATAGTTCCTGTTGAGGCCCAGGCTTGCGGTACCCCTGTCATATGTTTGGGCAAAGGTGGTACAAAAGAAACCGTGATAGATGGAGAGACCGGGGTCCACTTTAAAGAGCAGACTGTCGAAGACCTATTGAAAGCTATCGAGAGGTTTGAATCATTAAAATTTGATCCTGTGAGAATCAGAGAGCATGCTTTGAAATTCTCTAAAGTCCGTTTTGAAAAAGAGATAGAAAATTTTGTCAATGCAAAGTATGATGAATTTTTGAAAGAGAGGTTATAA
- a CDS encoding glycosyltransferase family 4 protein: MKDILFVNSRFLSQEITGVQRFSIELSRSLKRILGEKVQFIAPKNIIHSHIAKELNIIEFGIFTGHLWEQIDLPIFLRKHNSPMLLNLGNTAPIFYKNKTSTLHDVAYEKFPDTFNWKFKTFYKFAIPHILKSSIHIFTVSKFSKKEIEELYKIDSNKINIVYNAINEIFKPIKIKNNQRYILGVSSLNNQKNFHSMIDAFNQIADKNIKLYLVGGINRNFASTKLLDEIDKNQNIILKGRVDDKELVELYSNATCFVYPSLYEGFGIPPLEAQACGCPVICSNAASLPEVCSDSVVYFDPYNVQDIKDKIELVLYNEELQNELRRKGFENIKRFSWEKSANKIIEIIEGLK, encoded by the coding sequence ATGAAAGATATACTGTTTGTTAATTCTAGATTTCTATCACAGGAAATCACGGGAGTACAACGCTTCTCAATCGAGTTATCTAGAAGCCTTAAACGTATTCTAGGGGAAAAAGTCCAATTTATTGCTCCAAAAAATATCATTCATTCACATATTGCAAAAGAATTAAATATAATAGAATTTGGCATATTTACTGGGCATTTATGGGAGCAGATTGATTTACCTATATTTTTAAGAAAACACAATTCACCTATGCTCTTAAATCTAGGAAATACTGCACCGATTTTCTACAAAAATAAAACAAGTACACTTCATGATGTAGCTTACGAAAAATTTCCAGATACATTTAACTGGAAGTTCAAAACATTTTATAAATTCGCTATTCCTCATATATTAAAATCATCAATACATATTTTCACTGTAAGCAAATTTTCAAAAAAAGAAATTGAAGAATTGTATAAAATAGATTCTAATAAAATAAATATTGTATACAACGCTATAAATGAGATATTCAAACCCATAAAGATTAAAAACAATCAAAGATATATATTGGGAGTTTCTTCTTTGAATAATCAAAAAAATTTTCATTCTATGATAGATGCTTTTAATCAGATTGCTGATAAGAATATAAAACTTTATTTAGTTGGTGGTATTAATAGGAATTTTGCTTCAACAAAACTTCTTGATGAAATAGATAAAAATCAGAATATAATACTTAAAGGTAGGGTGGACGATAAAGAACTTGTTGAGTTGTACTCAAATGCAACATGTTTTGTGTATCCGTCTCTATATGAAGGTTTCGGCATCCCACCTCTTGAAGCTCAAGCTTGTGGATGCCCTGTCATTTGCTCGAATGCTGCGAGCCTTCCAGAGGTTTGTTCAGATAGTGTAGTATATTTTGATCCATACAATGTGCAGGATATCAAAGATAAAATAGAACTGGTTTTGTATAATGAAGAATTACAGAATGAATTAAGAAGAAAAGGCTTTGAAAATATCAAAAGATTCAGCTGGGAAAAATCTGCGAACAAAATTATAGAAATCATTGAGGGATTAAAATAA
- a CDS encoding O-antigen ligase family protein produces MKKNDVSVIFFVTFIICFYTLLGNINGYEFTSVLLEFKFLFGIYLMLLITYFMYLFVDDKLFFLRNVIIYTIYGSMIYLFIKSYFFLMIYFKLYDYSLMKDVIFPIINYKPVGLNIIIGAPRFSFVTMDFLSVALFILYIYFRNKIIYIKFPLFIEFFYSIILFISIFSAYSRFIFIIFPILLIIVFLLNKNYKTIILAFIIGILFSIVFHKDISLIIFQRFVNQEHSDSWRIIMTHALLNSWSQSPFLGRGIGAYSLELIRDRSMPFSYEVQFVSILMQFGISFILLNIFILYFFLKNITNRTILLTFSIYISLILGSFTNQYLLSTTTGVIYVIIFIILLVFNNVNYISKKVRN; encoded by the coding sequence ATGAAAAAAAACGATGTTTCTGTAATTTTCTTTGTTACATTTATAATATGTTTTTACACTTTGCTTGGAAATATAAATGGTTATGAATTCACTTCAGTTTTGTTGGAATTTAAATTTCTATTTGGAATATATTTAATGCTTTTAATAACATATTTTATGTATTTATTTGTTGATGATAAACTATTTTTTTTGAGAAATGTTATAATTTATACTATCTATGGATCAATGATATATTTATTTATAAAAAGTTATTTTTTTTTAATGATATATTTTAAATTATATGATTACTCTCTTATGAAAGACGTAATATTTCCAATTATCAATTATAAGCCAGTTGGTTTAAATATAATTATTGGTGCACCAAGATTCTCATTTGTAACAATGGATTTTTTATCAGTTGCCCTTTTCATTTTATATATTTATTTTAGAAACAAAATAATTTATATTAAATTTCCATTATTTATCGAATTTTTTTATTCAATTATTTTATTTATATCAATTTTTTCAGCTTATTCAAGATTTATATTCATTATTTTCCCTATATTATTAATCATTGTATTTTTGTTGAATAAAAACTATAAAACAATAATTTTAGCTTTTATTATTGGTATATTATTTAGCATCGTTTTTCATAAAGATATTTCATTGATTATTTTTCAGCGATTTGTTAATCAAGAACATAGTGACAGTTGGCGCATTATAATGACACACGCTCTCTTAAATAGTTGGTCACAATCACCTTTTTTAGGAAGAGGAATTGGAGCATATTCCTTAGAACTTATAAGAGATAGATCCATGCCTTTTTCATATGAAGTTCAATTTGTCTCTATTTTAATGCAATTTGGCATATCGTTTATTTTATTAAATATTTTTATATTATATTTCTTTTTAAAAAATATAACTAATAGAACCATATTACTAACATTTTCAATATATATTTCTTTGATATTAGGCTCTTTTACAAATCAATATTTACTATCAACTACTACAGGTGTAATATATGTAATTATTTTTATCATATTATTAGTTTTCAATAATGTGAATTATATAAGTAAGAAAGTGAGAAATTAA
- the gmhA gene encoding D-sedoheptulose 7-phosphate isomerase, with protein sequence MKALIYKSLAAHREALDLLETQMQGSIEAAGRLAIEALKEGKKILLCGNGGSAADAQHIAAEFTGRFVKERRGLPAVALTTDTSALTAIGNDYGFERIFERQVEALAVEGDLLIAISTSGNSANVLRALEKANDLGCLTLGLSGRDGGAMNDLCDLNLAVPVEETARIQEMHLLIGHLLCAMVDENFN encoded by the coding sequence ATGAAAGCCCTGATCTACAAGAGCCTGGCGGCCCACCGGGAAGCCCTGGACCTGCTGGAGACCCAAATGCAAGGCAGTATCGAAGCGGCGGGCCGTCTGGCGATCGAGGCCCTCAAAGAGGGGAAGAAGATTCTGCTCTGCGGCAACGGCGGCAGCGCGGCGGATGCCCAGCACATCGCCGCCGAATTTACGGGACGCTTCGTCAAGGAGCGGCGGGGGCTTCCCGCCGTGGCGCTGACCACCGATACCTCTGCCCTGACCGCCATTGGCAACGATTACGGCTTCGAGCGTATTTTCGAGCGTCAGGTTGAAGCGCTGGCGGTGGAGGGGGATCTGCTCATCGCCATCTCCACCAGCGGCAACAGCGCCAATGTCCTACGGGCTTTGGAAAAGGCCAACGATCTGGGCTGCCTGACTCTGGGGCTTAGCGGTCGGGACGGGGGAGCGATGAACGATCTATGCGATTTGAATCTGGCCGTTCCGGTGGAGGAGACGGCTCGCATCCAGGAGATGCATCTCCTCATCGGCCATCTGCTCTGCGCAATGGTGGACGAGAATTTCAATTAA
- a CDS encoding mannose-1-phosphate guanylyltransferase/mannose-6-phosphate isomerase, translating to MTNVILCGGSGTRLWPISRTLMPKQFVKLFENKSLFQLTVERNSNVCDKQLIVSNAEQYFLALDQLEEIGQHNNSYILEPIGRNTAPAIALACMALAPEELVLVSPSDHLIKNETEYKKALQRAQKLAEEDHLVTFGITPHFAETGFGYIEADGENVKAFHEKPDLDTATDYLEAGNYYWNSGMFMFKAGVFLEELEKHSPDIFKASLKAYKNADKKDLVRIKLEDMLAIPENSIDYAVMEKSGNVKVVASDIGWSDLGSFDSLYEELPKDKHGNTLNPNLVSIDSKNNLIYGNERKIATIDIEDTIVVDTGDALLISKKGSSQKVKKVVEEIRKDSELHHIHLTGHRPWGTYTILEEAEGYKIKRIVVKPGKRLSLQKHHHRNEHWIVISGTATVTIGEETKILRPNESTYIKMGEVHRLANDGIIPVVLIEVQVGEYTGEDDIIRIEDDFRRD from the coding sequence ATGACAAACGTCATCCTATGTGGGGGAAGCGGAACAAGGCTGTGGCCTATCAGCAGGACACTGATGCCTAAACAGTTCGTCAAACTGTTCGAAAACAAATCACTCTTTCAGCTCACTGTAGAAAGAAACAGTAATGTATGTGACAAACAATTGATTGTCTCGAATGCAGAGCAATATTTTCTTGCTTTGGATCAACTTGAGGAAATCGGTCAGCACAACAACTCATATATTCTGGAACCCATTGGTAGAAACACCGCTCCGGCGATAGCTTTGGCCTGTATGGCATTAGCACCTGAAGAGTTGGTACTTGTGAGCCCCAGTGATCATCTCATCAAAAATGAAACCGAGTATAAGAAAGCTTTACAGAGAGCTCAAAAGTTGGCGGAAGAGGATCACCTTGTGACATTTGGTATCACGCCTCACTTTGCTGAAACAGGCTTTGGATATATTGAAGCTGACGGGGAAAACGTCAAAGCATTTCACGAAAAACCGGACCTGGATACTGCTACCGACTATCTGGAGGCGGGCAATTACTATTGGAACAGCGGTATGTTTATGTTTAAAGCGGGAGTGTTTCTCGAAGAGTTGGAAAAACACTCCCCTGATATCTTCAAGGCATCATTAAAGGCATATAAGAATGCCGATAAAAAGGATCTTGTTCGAATCAAGCTTGAAGATATGCTTGCCATTCCTGAAAACAGTATCGATTATGCAGTTATGGAAAAATCAGGTAATGTAAAAGTGGTGGCTTCGGACATAGGCTGGTCAGATTTGGGTAGTTTTGACAGTCTATACGAAGAATTGCCAAAAGATAAACACGGAAATACACTCAATCCAAACCTTGTCTCCATCGATAGCAAAAATAATCTGATCTATGGAAATGAGAGAAAGATCGCTACGATCGATATAGAAGACACTATCGTAGTAGATACAGGTGATGCACTTCTCATCAGCAAAAAAGGATCATCACAAAAAGTAAAAAAGGTCGTCGAAGAAATACGTAAAGATTCGGAACTTCACCATATACATCTTACCGGACATAGGCCTTGGGGTACCTATACCATCCTCGAAGAGGCCGAAGGATATAAGATCAAACGTATCGTGGTTAAACCCGGAAAGCGCCTCAGTCTACAAAAACACCACCATCGCAACGAACATTGGATCGTAATAAGCGGTACAGCGACAGTGACGATAGGAGAAGAGACAAAAATCCTACGCCCCAATGAGTCAACTTATATAAAGATGGGGGAAGTCCATAGATTGGCCAATGATGGCATCATTCCGGTGGTCCTGATAGAAGTCCAGGTTGGAGAATATACAGGTGAGGATGATATCATTCGTATTGAAGATGATTTCAGACGAGACTGA
- a CDS encoding glycosyltransferase family 2 protein, whose amino-acid sequence MTKKVYIVLLNYNGWEDTIECLESVLKNDYDNYQIIVVDNDSPNNSMEYIINWAEGKQEIVYDENSQLRHLSQPFELKPLKYIYYKKEEALKGGEKEKELELNNNPLILIQAGENGGFAAGNNIGIKYALAKNDFEYIWLLNNDTVIEENSLSSLVNYASKNNLGISGSTLLYYDNPKMVQAYGGTINKFFGTSKHILDQDEIEKKLDYVVGASFLISKKVIHKIGLLPEEYFLYYEETDYCFNARNNDFKLGVCVDSKVYHKEGNSTGASGDSNNKNDFSDVLILKNRIKFHKKYLGGGISLWLGIMIAFMKRVKRGHSNRILKVLYDSI is encoded by the coding sequence ATGACTAAAAAAGTATATATTGTCTTACTAAATTACAATGGCTGGGAAGACACGATAGAGTGTTTGGAAAGTGTTCTGAAAAATGATTATGATAATTATCAAATTATAGTTGTAGATAATGATTCACCAAATAATTCAATGGAATATATCATTAACTGGGCAGAAGGTAAACAAGAAATTGTTTATGATGAAAATTCACAACTCAGACATCTGAGCCAACCGTTTGAATTAAAGCCTTTAAAATATATTTATTATAAAAAAGAAGAGGCCCTAAAGGGTGGCGAAAAAGAAAAAGAATTGGAGCTAAATAATAATCCATTGATATTAATTCAAGCAGGAGAAAATGGTGGTTTTGCAGCTGGGAACAACATTGGAATTAAATATGCTCTTGCAAAAAATGACTTTGAGTACATTTGGCTTTTAAATAATGATACAGTTATAGAAGAAAATAGTTTAAGCTCGTTGGTGAATTATGCATCCAAAAATAATCTTGGTATAAGTGGTTCAACCCTTTTGTATTATGATAATCCAAAAATGGTACAAGCCTATGGAGGAACAATAAATAAATTTTTTGGAACGAGTAAACATATACTGGATCAGGATGAAATAGAAAAAAAACTTGATTATGTTGTAGGGGCTTCTTTCCTTATAAGTAAAAAGGTGATACACAAAATTGGATTATTACCTGAGGAGTATTTTTTATATTATGAGGAAACAGATTATTGTTTTAATGCTAGAAATAATGATTTTAAACTTGGAGTATGTGTAGATAGCAAGGTTTATCATAAGGAAGGGAATAGCACTGGAGCAAGCGGAGACTCAAATAATAAGAATGATTTTAGTGATGTTTTGATTTTAAAAAATCGTATTAAATTTCACAAAAAGTACTTGGGTGGAGGAATCAGCCTTTGGCTTGGTATTATGATTGCTTTTATGAAAAGAGTAAAACGAGGTCATTCAAATAGGATATTGAAGGTTTTATATGATTCAATATAA